tgtgctgtctctgtatgattgtactgatgtttcactgttctcttttttgatttattttgtttcttagcagtcttaactctctctttttaattaatgtgctgtaatatattgtttttttagggtgcctattgtcatcagtcCAGGGACTACAGCTGGAGCCACGTTGGCtaaagctgcttttttttttactgttattgatacagttaattaattgggactTTCCAcaatataataaacaaaaaaacataaagttCACTTAAGTATGGCAAGTATGTACCCGAAAAAGTATACTTCTATAAACTAGAGTCGGCCAGTGTATTCTACAAGTATTGAAATACCAGAGTATAAGTGTAGATACAGTATACTCGACACAAATATTTGAACTGAAAGGATGAATATTAAATGTACATGAAGTGTATGTCTTTTAGTAAGGACTGGtcaggggttgttttttttttttttttttttttctttttgtgtctctgtgtgtgaacATACCCATTTTGTCCATAAGTGGCATGGCCTCAAATATGCGCTGGTACATCACGGCCTTTTCTTTGGGGCAGTCTGGGATCAGCTTGTTTCCCTGGGACTTGTACACGTCCTGTTATTAAACACACAAAAAGAGCAGCTATTATGAAGATCTGGTTTCTTACACCCATAAGGGTAGGGTTACAGTTTGCCTTTGAAGCATTGTTACACAGCATAAGGAACCCTCCCTCATATCAGCTCCTTGACAACACATGACtgcattaaccttttcatgcatgaataatgagaaccttaatcaagagggttttttttcctgagtgtttctattcctctttaggcatgaaaaaaattgaaaaatttttatgaacctaattttcatggagttccaaaaatgtccactcagctggacaccatgagtttaatttcagaagcaaagaaacatgcatttactgatacactgcgtcaaaactaggaaataaaaacttgtttaatgctgctaatctgatgttttctcacattttaacatacctgcatggagataatatgcaaaaaaaaaaacaaaaaaaaaacctttacaatctaataaaaattaccaattttttacactcaaacatgtaactgcagatcaggtttatctagaagagcaagtttacagtaatggtatgaattacagtgtatgggatgatgcataagtgtccaatgtgttggttgatatggaactaaaacaacaaaatatgtaAGAGAACACCTTTTAACagcggtccactgtagtgaccactgtgcatgaaagggttaaattttaacTCAAACTAACTTTAACACTGAGTCTCACCTCCAGGTAAAAGCACGCGCCTATGGACTCATTCAGGGGAGTGCCTCCAACTGTGAAGGAAGGAAGCTGCaggaaaaaacaaggaaaaaaatcattagttGAAGTTTAAGTTTATGAACTAAAATATGCATGCTGCTGAAGTTTAACTAAAATATGCATGCTGCTGAAGTTTATTAACTAAAACATGCATGCTGCTGAAGTTTATTAACTAAAACATGCATGCTGCTGAAGTTTATTAACTAAAACATGCATGCTGCTGAAGTTTATTAACTAAAATATGCATGCTGCTGAAGTTTATTAACTAAAATATGCATGCTGCTGAAGTTTATGAACTAAAATATGCATGCTGCTGAAGTTTATGAACTAAAATATGCATGCTGCTGAAGTTTATGAACTAAAATACGCATGCTGCTGAAGTTTATGAACTAAAATATGCATGCTGCTGAAGTTTAACAAAAATACGCATGCTGCTGAAGTTTATGAACTAAAATACGCATGCTGCTGAAGTTTATGAACTAAAATATGCATGCTGCTGTAAGAACACCCAGTTTCCATTAGTGCACAAAATGTACTCACTTGACCCCTGGGGTTCACTTTCATGACCTCAGCAGACTTGTGCTCTCCCTTTTCGAAGGAGAGCATTTTGCTGTTGTATCCCTGCAGGCCCTTCTCCTCCAGAGCCACCATGATCCTCCAGCAGGGAGGGGAGCCGGGCCCCCACAGCAGAGTCATGTCTTTGGCCATGGCTGCAGAACGGACTGATCCAAAGAAgcctgaaaagaagaagaagaagaagaaggacgaCACAGACAAGGGTGAAGTGAAGCTGAGGTGTGACAGCTGTGTGGTTTTTATAACAGGCTGTAGAACTTTGCACAGGGATTGGAGGAAGGAAGACCCatcccatttttgttttttcaagagAGTTCTCAGCCCAAGACGGCCAAGATAGTTCACTTCCCAAACTGGTCTCTGGCAACAATCGGAAAACTAcgaaagtcaaaaaaaaaaaaaaaaaaaaaaaaaaaaatccctatacTTAGACATGAGCTATACAAAGCAGtttctttttaactttttaagTTCCCTTAGTGTGGAGTTTATGGAATCACACGTTTAGTTTTCAGGAAATAGAGAAACATTTGTCAAGAAGTGGAGATTTTTCTCTTGCTATGATTCGATAGTCTTTGAGCTCAGGTATGTCgaaatctcaaaaaaaaaaaaaaaaaaaaaaaagctataactccttttttttttttttttttttaatgtaatttagtGAGTATATCAAAATTACAGAAATGGATATATAATATTACACTTAAAGTGTTGATGTTATTTAAAATAATCACCCAAATTACTCCAATGactacttatttaaaaaaaaaaaaaaaaaaaaaaaaaaaaaaggacatggcaaaatgaatcaaaataaataaaaaaaccaaaTCAAAGCTTTGAAATACTGCAATTACTTAATAAGGTATGCATAACAATAaagaacatataaaaataaataaaagtaaaataaagaaaaataattcttgtcatgttttgttgatttttctttttcttttgacaaccattattttttaaaattcttattTCTTTCTTCTGATGTCTGCATTCATGATTGCTTTTGAGAACTCATAGTGACTCAGCACTTTTCATTCCCTCTGCACGCAAACATACCCAGTCCTGTCACTACTGTGTGAACACAACAGAAAACCTCTGCTGCACGAAGTACAGCGCACTGTGCACAATGTGTGTTTAGTTTGACGAAAACAATAAATCATTTGTGCACCCACTTATCATTATGCTCACACACAATTTGCATTTTCCCCCAGACTGATTTTCTTAATCGTTTTTAAATCCTGTACAGCTTGCAGTAAATACATCTCCAGCTGTGAAATGTGCaggtttttacatttagttattaATACTGAGTGAATACAacacagtgtatttatttatttttctgctaaaaagattttaaaatggaCAAGTTTTGAGATGAGAGGTCACGTCAGAGCACACCAACAGGTTTCTGACTGTGACATATCTTTCCAGTTCATCTTCTTTGGAACTGATAAAGATCTTTTTTTGTTCAGTGCTCCACTAGCTGTGACATTGTGTGAAGTCATCATGAACAGAGTTGGTAAACTGGTTTATCTCTATTGTTGACCTCAGGTGTAAAGTCATATGCAGAATTGATTTTACATACAATATATTCCCTTTACACTCATATAAACACTCTTCACAGCTATTAGATTCTTCACTGACTTTTATTCAGACCTAAACAGTCATCAGtcaccaaaagcatccactgatctaaaatgtttaataacttttgacccactaatcctaccaatacatgtaaataatttagatAATTTAATTTTTCAGCTCTTCAgtcttttttggacattcagTGGATCTGTTGTGatcatggaaacactatcatctttgGCAGCATTGATTAGCAAGTGATTGTAGGTGCTTGTTTTCATTTTCGGTTAATTTAggtgaaaaagacactttttcctctgttttctcatAATCATTGATTTTACTCTGAcctttcatgaacatttacattgtcagtaattaaatataggaaaatatctgattttcactgaaaaatgcaaaatgcagagaataatattataataaatggtggtttgtcactacaaaaatagttgtaggtctttaagggttaactattTTAACCAAATACACTCAACTAATAATACTAAATATGTGTGTACACAAGATAAAATTATTCAGTCCTGTTTGCTTTACATTTGATGTGGTTATAAAGCAGTGTTGGGAGTGCTTATCTTGAtaagataatgtaataaatggcaataaatcacttaggaacggTTAAATACAGCGGAaaaaaaacaggggaaaacaccaAATAAATAGTTGAAGGTGTCTAAATGTTAATGGGATGATTATTAACAGCCATGTCAGACCTGAAATGCAGActgatgtacaaatacatatacaacaGCTACTGCACATCACATTGAAATCTATTATGACCTACCCCTCCTCTGGGCGCCATGGTAACATCTCACAAAGGGCACAGTTCTCTCTTTTATATCGATGTTCTCGCCTGCCAAATCACCGCCTACATGTTCAGCAGAGATTAAAACCCTGCATGACTACAGAGGTTATTGAGAgttcattataataataatgatactactactactgctactactactactattactactactaataactagaaaagcactcagagagtgcagacccccaccaaggcagatcagtgccccccgcgatcaccaccaatatttaatcctttgtttcttgtgccagtatcaacatttcctgaaattttcatccaaatccatccctaactttttgagttatcttgcacatggacagaaagacagacagacagacagaccaatgctggcaaaaacatgacctccttggcggaggtaataacaacaacaacaacaacaacaacaacaacaataataataataataataataataataataataatgataatcattattattattattattattattattattattattattattattattattattattcagtcttTTTGGGCCACACCATCTTGATTTATTTGACTTAAATGTCCTAAAATGTCATGTTACAATGTGTGTTTGTAGAACTTAAAAATATGTATACAAAGCATATTGAGGCTGGATAAAAAACAACACCTTGATACATACCTTTTCATAGCTCAATTtgatatattaaaaaacaaacaaacacaacattacGTAACGTAACGTAAtgtaacataatgtaacataatgTAACAAAACATATCATAATTACATACCTACATatagaaatatttttttctttttaaataaatgaacaattGTCATACTCAtgctggtttaactggtttctcAGTATCTAGTTACATACACtattttcatgaaaatgtttccaggTCATATTTATGCAGGAAAAAGACCAAATTACACAAACCTTTTATTCACAAATCTATATGCAGTAGTGTTCAGAGGTTAATACTGAATATACGGGTAACATAAAGCTACTGTGTAAACAATAACACACAATGTGACAATGTACTCACTTCCTCTGCCTGTAACTATGCAGAGATCAAATgttgaaatgaatgaatgtgccAGCTGAGTCCTGCCAAAAATTGGCACACAGTCTAACACAAGTATTTATTACTTGACAACAGAGTGAGCACCACATACAACATCTGCCACTGTTGTACCCATGTAGAACGCAGTAGTCTGTATTTATCACAATATGTTAACCCAGTAAGACTAAAACAGTGTCTGGTGAcagaaagcatctactgatctaaaatgttcaatgacttttgatccactaatcctatcaaaacctTTAAGTAAATTGAGTAAAATGCCATTTGTCAGCTTTTCAgtcttttttggatgttcagaggctccatttccatgttcactccagagctacattaacatttattcaccaataaaacccatacaAATAACAGTGATTGTAGATGTTTTTatgaaatgatatattttgctgaaaaacttttttttcagttttctctgtttttatataataatctttggacttactctgagcttttatgaacttctacatgatcagtaaattaaatataggaaaacactcaactgtcactgaaaaatacaaaatgcagaggataatattataacaaatgttaaattacttaggaaaggttaaataaaaaaaaaaaaagctaatttgtcaaaaaaaaaaaaaatgtctttaagaGTTCACTATTTGAACTAAATAGACTCATGTAATCGTACTAAATATGTGTGTGCACAAGATAAAATGATTTAGCTCTCTCAGCTTTACAGTTAATGTGGCTTTGAAGCACTAATGGAAGTTCTCATCTCCATCTAGTGTCCAGAAAACATCTAATGGTCTCATGTCACACAAAATGTCTAATTGTAAAAAATGGAtgaaggaataaataaataaacaggcctTTAAGACCCTTTAAGTCAGAAATAATGATTTAGCATCTGAAATAATAGTGAGGAAACCTGTGTCTAAATATCAACTAACATTATAGTTTCAGTCAAAATAATGGAAAACTATGgccaaatgtttttaaaaaaacaaaaaaacaaaattaaactgcTCTGAgatatttttatgacttttgcTTTCAGGTACAAACAGAGTCACCTGCAGCTTGAGTTGCAGATAGATGATGAAACAAAAGGAAACTAACACAACAGGAACGTATGCATTTTTAATCTAAGCTACAGTCATACAATAGGAGTGACTGAAAACCACAAAGGAAGAAGGACAAGTGTGTCAGCTGAGTGTTTGGATCTTAGATATCTTTCAGAACATCCTGCTGCTGTGGGTTCTCCTTCCAGATGGCAGGTCAGGTGGTTTCAATGCTGGGTTGCTCCCTCAGGGAGTTGTACTATGCTGTCAAGTTAGGGTAACGGTTTCCTCATTTTTATTTCTTAGGGCTTCGgttccatatgaaccatctcagggAAAGGCCCTCTGGGTAAGGACTAAACAGGGAGAGGCAGCATTTCAGTTTTATGCGGCTAAAATCTGGAATTGCCTCTGTGGCAATATTAGACAAGCCCCAATCCAAGCTGAAAATATTCTTTTTAGCTTTGTAAAtgactgaactaaaatggttttatCTGCagtcttctcttttttttatatatattttattttatttttaaaattctatATTTTCTATTCTTAACATGATTCTTGTTGATAGAACTTGCCTTTTatttttgtacagcactttgaattgccaTGTATATGAGCTGTTCtgcataaataaacttgccttgccatgTTTTAggatggtaggaggaagccgTAGTACTGCACCACCAAGTTGGCCAATAtactaaccaaggttattatcgttaacgaaaactaatgaaatgacgaaaactagaattgaaataacattttcgttaacgaaataaataaaaactataattaaaagaaaaaatgatgactaactgaaactgtattgtgtgtttacaaaactaactaaaatgtataaaaattctggataaaattccctttgttttcgtctttgtcagtgtcggattgatacgaaaacaatttatttcactctagcaattttagctagcggcaccgttttatatttaagggtccgtcacttgtggtcacttgtggtttcctgtcgtcttctggtccccactctatctggaaacatggagactaaagttgggagaaagcagcagagtcctttctgggatttatttgaatacgaaggtgaagaagagaaaagatacgacaaaactaaaattaatactaaaactaagcatttagaaaaaaatgaaaactaataaaaactagcaaacctgctctaaaaactaattaaaactgactgaatcagagaaaagaagtcaaaactaaataaaactaaactataatgaaaaatacagaactattggaaccttgATACCAACAAGACTAAATTTTTGCCATGCAGTATTGATACAGTTTGACCATTTTACCAAGTCAGTCAGCTCGCACTAGCATTAGCGAACCTCTGTCTCCTCAGGATCCCATAGGcccgccccttttgtccaaatatgttcacttctggctccaaataTCCAAATTGTCAAGGGCCAAATCATAAACTACCAGCTGTAATATCAGACACCAATGGGTGACGTCATGGAcccagtatatatacatatacatatatatatatatatatatatatatatatatatatatatatatatatatatatatatacacacacacatatatatacagtctatgtGCACAGTATACGCTATCTGTTAAGTCTATAGCCCCGCCCACTTTTATGAAAGAGGGAGGGGCCACAGTAATCCTTGCTGgctccatcattttttttttacatctaataGCACATACACAGGACTTAATGATCGAAACTTATAGATGTATCACTTCAGTTTAAACCCTACAACTCGATCATATTCAGACCTTCCTGAGGATGTTGGATTTGATTCTGTCTTTACCATCTGCAGGTATCCCTCCCAAAGCTCGATCTCCTCCTCTTTGTTGTTCTCCACAGCAGAATCATGTCCCTCTCCTTCAGGGACCTCCAGGTTGTAGTTGATAACATCATCTGAAAAATGTCAACAGGTTTTCATTTGTGATGGGATTCCATCAGTGTAGAACAAACACATCCACCTGGTGTTTTGACTCCATACTTTCATCTCCTTTCCTTTTGTCACTGGTGGGGTCAGTCAGGATATTTAACTACAAACACTTGAAGAAACCTAGAAATATATTGTATTCACATTAAGGTTTATAGATTtgcaaacaaatacatgtagtagAGGACTTGAGATGTGATTCTTCATGGAATTcacatatatttaaccctttcatacattgtcgctacagtggacagctgttcaaaggtgttctcttgtataatcatggattttgttgttttaattccatatcagccaacacagaggacacttatgcatcatcccatacactgcagttcataccaatACTGTAGCTTTGCGATTCTAGAttaacttgatctgcactaacatgtttgaacataaaaaaaaaaatcctaattcctaattttaaacaaaaagttgttttttttttttgcatatcatctccatgaagtgataataactagtattagtgtatgttaaaatgtgagaaaacatcagattagcagcattagaaatgtttttatttcatagttctcacacagtatatcagtgaatgtatgtttctttgcttctaaaattaaacgcatgatgtccaactgagtggataattttttaactccatgaaaaatagggtcataaagaaattcaatcgcatttttttttcatgctaaacaggaataaaaacactcttgaaacACTCAAAATCTTAATTAtggttctcagaattcatgcatgaaagggttaaagtacgtAGTTTGACAAAACACACTTTCTGTTTTTAACACTCACGTTTCTGTTCAGGTGAGGTTAAGAGTCATTTTCCTCTGAGATGGACTAAAGCCTCTGAGGTTTAAGGCTTCTGTGTACGAAGTCATATGGTGTTGCCAAGAGCTTTGTAGCTCCATGTCCCAGATGGAACAACAGCAGTTAAGCCTCGATGAAAAAGGTTTTAGAAGCCTGAGTATGACTTCCAACTCAAAAATAAGTGTCTCAAATGTAAGATGAGATCAGACACATTGTTTATTAACGTCTCCAAGGAGGTTAAGTTTTCACTGTTCTTTGTCTGAGTGTCTGTTTCATTTTACTAATGGACCAAATTGTTGATTTTGCCACTCCTTAAGTGTTTGCTCTTTCTCTgttagatttatttagttttttgagcTGAATCACAGACTCCTTCACTTACATTGAGTCCTCTTTATACCTCATATTGAGAATTCCAGTGAACAGCAACCAAATGTAAATTCAACATTTAGAATCAACTCCAGACCTTTAATCTGCTTCATCTGTCATAGAATAACCAGGGACTCATCTGGACATGACGCTGCTTATTAGCCAGAGTCTGAATGCTTCTGAGCCTCTGAAAACAGAGGAGCTttgtttaaaatggttgtaattcctaaagagtcaatgcaatatttttgtcaAACCCTTCCACATTTCAATCACATCTTGACTGTTTTATTTCAGATCCGCTGTGGCAAATTTACACAATTTCCATCTCTGTCTAAATACCTATGGATCTGACTGTGTAATGTCAAGATCTGACTGAGTTCttgaaaggttaaaggtcaaaatCACGCAACACTATATGAAAATCACTGTAACTGAAGATTTTGCGcacatatttcatattttaactGCTGTCAACTATTGTCTTTCAGGAAGCAAAACAAAATTGTGCAAGTTTGCTTATATTTGCATTAGGATCAACATTAGCAAGTGCTCAGAATCAGAGTTAAGTTTGCATGAGGGAACTGAACATAACAGGAAATGTTTGGGAATCCTTATCTGCCATCTCTCTAGCTCTGTGGTCAGTGTAGGCGGGGCTGCTGTAGGAAAACGTGGAGCCTTGGCAAAGATTTGTGCTCTAGGAGTGCTATTAAAACATGAAGTCTATTTTTCATTAAAGCTGGTGAGAAGTGACTtttgttttttagctttttgtgcaTGAGGCCACGTCAATATTAAAATAGCaattttcacccataaagacccagtgctacttttg
This DNA window, taken from Sphaeramia orbicularis chromosome 11, fSphaOr1.1, whole genome shotgun sequence, encodes the following:
- the LOC115428767 gene encoding glutathione S-transferase A-like is translated as MAKDMTLLWGPGSPPCWRIMVALEEKGLQGYNSKMLSFEKGEHKSAEVMKVNPRGQLPSFTVGGTPLNESIGACFYLEDVYKSQGNKLIPDCPKEKAVMYQRIFEAMPLMDKMAIVVYYDYKVPEGERHDSAVKRNKETLTAELKLWEEYLQKTPGGFLAGKTFTLADVVLFPVIAYLFRMGLCEKRYPKLAAYHSALKDRPSIKTTWPPTWKENPQTQDTLKEM